The following coding sequences lie in one Porphyromonas asaccharolytica DSM 20707 genomic window:
- a CDS encoding RNA-binding domain-containing protein, with protein sequence MITKKGLQQMLSDTESYNIERTESTGNMDKFCQAICAFSNDISDSGKSGYLIIGAKDNGELSGLQVDDKLLLQIANIRTDGNILPQPIMTVEKFSFGEGDVLVAEVQPSEFPPVRYRGRVWVRVGPRKSTATEAEEKILTERRLSNVHTFDAMPCLGTSIDDLDVSHIRKEFLPKAVAEDVLGEDKRDITDQLASLGLYDLRYNCPTNGAIVLFGKNPERHVHGAYIQYVRFKGKDRAGDILNEHKFSGNLCRVLPKIDAFVETSISQKRPIPVSVLREETVPKYPYWATRELLMNAIMHRDYEGNAPIQFYEYDDRIEIQNPGGLYGKVSPDNFPNVSDYRNPFIAEAMKVLGYVNRFSRGVYRVQKELEENGNGQASFDFSLITAFRVVENVSQKYFEEGFGGETTQEKPKKDPRKAQERPKKSPRKIEDEILDEIKNFPQVTRKDLAKRLNRTEDSIRYYLRRMVKEGVIKHEGSTKAGKWIIIK encoded by the coding sequence ATGATAACGAAAAAGGGACTTCAACAAATGCTTTCGGACACTGAGAGCTACAATATCGAGAGGACAGAATCGACTGGTAATATGGATAAGTTTTGTCAGGCTATATGCGCTTTCTCAAATGATATTTCGGATAGTGGGAAGAGTGGCTATCTCATTATTGGAGCCAAGGACAATGGAGAGTTGTCAGGTTTGCAGGTTGATGATAAACTCTTATTGCAGATTGCCAATATTCGGACGGATGGCAACATTCTCCCTCAGCCCATCATGACAGTGGAGAAATTCAGTTTTGGTGAGGGGGATGTATTGGTTGCAGAAGTTCAACCTTCAGAGTTTCCGCCTGTACGTTATCGTGGTCGTGTTTGGGTGCGTGTCGGTCCTCGAAAAAGCACTGCAACAGAGGCAGAAGAAAAAATACTCACCGAAAGGCGACTCTCCAACGTTCATACTTTTGATGCTATGCCTTGTTTGGGAACGAGCATTGACGACTTGGATGTATCTCACATTCGTAAGGAGTTTTTGCCCAAGGCTGTGGCAGAGGATGTTCTCGGTGAAGACAAACGAGATATTACGGATCAACTTGCCTCTCTTGGCTTATATGATTTGCGTTATAACTGTCCGACTAATGGGGCTATTGTCCTATTCGGAAAGAATCCTGAACGACACGTACATGGGGCGTATATTCAATATGTCCGCTTCAAGGGTAAGGATCGTGCGGGTGATATTCTCAATGAACATAAGTTTAGCGGAAATCTTTGTAGGGTATTGCCTAAGATTGATGCTTTTGTCGAGACAAGTATCTCACAAAAGCGTCCTATTCCTGTGAGTGTACTTCGGGAAGAAACAGTTCCCAAGTACCCATATTGGGCTACTCGAGAGTTGTTGATGAATGCTATCATGCACAGGGATTACGAGGGAAACGCTCCTATTCAGTTTTATGAGTACGACGACCGCATCGAGATTCAAAACCCTGGAGGATTGTACGGCAAGGTTAGTCCCGATAATTTCCCCAATGTTAGCGATTATCGGAATCCCTTTATTGCCGAAGCAATGAAAGTCTTGGGCTATGTGAACCGATTCAGCCGTGGAGTCTATCGAGTTCAGAAGGAGTTGGAAGAAAACGGTAACGGGCAAGCCTCTTTTGATTTTTCACTGATTACAGCTTTTCGGGTAGTTGAGAATGTTTCTCAAAAGTATTTTGAAGAAGGCTTTGGAGGAGAAACTACCCAAGAAAAGCCTAAGAAAGACCCAAGAAAAGCCCAAGAAAGACCCAAGAAAAGCCCAAGAAAAATAGAGGATGAAATATTAGATGAAATAAAAAACTTTCCGCAAGTTACGAGGAAAGATTTAGCAAAAAGGTTAAACAGAACGGAGGATAGTATTCGTTATTATCTTAGGAGGATGGTTAAAGAAGGAGTTATCAAGCACGAAGGCTCTACAAAGGCTGGAAAGTGGATAATAATCAAATAA
- the mobB gene encoding conjugal transfer protein MobB — protein sequence MIAKISATENLGGALGYNFKKVNKKEATLLLAHGLYQNRAGEYTMSEVLADMQALIPEKCRTKKTVFHCSLNPHPDEKLSDETLSQIAKEYMEALGYGKQPYIVFKHNDIAREHIHIVSLRVDGYGRKINDKFEGRRSKKITDALEKKYHLIPSTEVTDKSLQKLARVDMAKGNIKEQVASIARSVLKHYRFCSLGELNAILSHYNLAVEEVKTEFRGKKYDGLVYVPTDDKGDKVSTPIHASEIGRGVGYTAVQNRMQQSKQAIKPLIPAVREKVLQVMRTSPQTEEVLRHRLEEQGLRMVIRKNESGRIYGITFIDDANGIALNGSRLGKGYSANTFNTYLSNPTYNPFMDETLYGTYSSQLKEEVGDWLRRMHKIYLKPFATTSKELPSYTSINY from the coding sequence ATGATTGCCAAGATTTCAGCAACGGAGAACCTCGGGGGTGCACTCGGCTACAACTTCAAGAAGGTGAATAAGAAGGAAGCGACACTCTTATTGGCACATGGCTTGTACCAAAACAGAGCGGGCGAATATACGATGTCGGAGGTACTTGCAGATATGCAAGCATTGATACCCGAAAAGTGTCGAACAAAGAAGACGGTCTTCCATTGCTCGCTCAATCCGCATCCAGATGAGAAGCTGTCCGATGAAACGCTATCGCAGATTGCTAAGGAATATATGGAGGCTCTGGGCTATGGTAAGCAACCCTACATTGTGTTCAAGCACAATGATATTGCCCGTGAGCATATACACATCGTGTCGCTAAGAGTAGATGGTTATGGTAGAAAGATCAATGACAAGTTCGAGGGCAGACGAAGCAAGAAAATTACGGATGCGTTGGAGAAGAAGTACCATCTAATTCCCAGCACAGAGGTTACAGACAAGTCTCTACAAAAGCTCGCAAGGGTGGATATGGCAAAGGGAAATATCAAAGAGCAGGTAGCATCTATAGCTCGTTCTGTTCTGAAGCATTATCGCTTCTGTTCGCTGGGAGAACTCAATGCCATTCTTTCCCACTACAATCTTGCCGTGGAAGAAGTCAAAACAGAGTTTCGAGGGAAGAAGTACGATGGGCTGGTCTATGTACCGACTGATGATAAAGGCGATAAGGTCAGTACACCCATCCATGCCTCGGAGATCGGTCGTGGTGTGGGCTATACAGCCGTGCAGAATAGGATGCAACAATCTAAGCAAGCTATCAAGCCACTGATACCAGCCGTAAGGGAGAAAGTCCTACAAGTAATGCGTACTTCTCCCCAAACAGAGGAAGTACTGCGACATCGATTGGAGGAGCAAGGCTTGCGAATGGTTATCCGAAAGAATGAGAGCGGGCGTATCTATGGTATTACGTTCATAGACGATGCGAATGGCATTGCACTCAATGGCTCCCGACTAGGCAAGGGGTACTCGGCCAATACATTTAATACCTACCTCTCCAATCCGACCTACAATCCATTTATGGATGAAACATTGTATGGCACTTATTCCTCTCAATTGAAAGAAGAAGTCGGGGATTGGCTAAGACGCATGCACAAAATATACTTGAAGCCATTTGCTACAACATCAAAAGAGCTCCCCAGTTATACCTCAATAAATTATTAG
- a CDS encoding DUF262 domain-containing protein has translation MIGNRTYYGEYSLERWIELVVKGNIVLPEYQRHFVWNQKDLKRLIKSLNEGQFVQPVTIGLYNKANK, from the coding sequence ATGATAGGAAATCGAACTTACTATGGAGAGTATTCTCTTGAACGCTGGATAGAGTTGGTGGTCAAGGGAAATATTGTTCTCCCCGAGTATCAAAGACATTTTGTTTGGAATCAGAAAGACCTTAAGCGTCTAATTAAATCACTCAATGAAGGACAGTTTGTTCAGCCTGTAACTATAGGGTTGTATAACAAGGCCAACAAGTAG
- a CDS encoding DUF3408 domain-containing protein: protein MSSLKEQRERLLQAKMREMANIGVTKRTAENIPDFDEPIDLDEEPTLEEEYNVVSETEETTSSTPTSSPQASQRHSSKRKLSDKGEEKPNPRSCSSTLEFAAYEERFLTSVRDGRNKSGFSIHTEVLQLLRNVVSDLRVETSITSYIENIILDHLKTHQELLNQIVSQRRRDKTIDL, encoded by the coding sequence ATGAGCTCACTTAAAGAACAGCGAGAGCGACTGCTCCAAGCTAAGATGAGAGAGATGGCAAATATAGGGGTCACCAAGCGTACCGCAGAGAATATCCCAGACTTTGATGAGCCGATAGATTTGGATGAAGAGCCAACGCTTGAAGAGGAGTATAATGTCGTCTCAGAGACCGAGGAAACAACATCCTCTACTCCGACCTCCTCTCCTCAAGCATCTCAGCGTCACAGCTCTAAAAGAAAGCTTTCGGACAAGGGGGAGGAGAAGCCTAATCCTAGGAGTTGCTCATCGACACTAGAGTTTGCAGCATACGAAGAGCGTTTCCTGACATCTGTACGAGACGGACGCAACAAGTCTGGCTTCAGCATTCATACCGAAGTGCTACAGCTACTTCGAAATGTGGTGAGTGATCTCCGTGTAGAGACCTCCATCACAAGCTATATTGAAAACATCATACTGGATCACTTGAAAACGCACCAGGAGCTATTAAACCAAATCGTCTCTCAGCGGAGACGAGATAAGACTATTGACCTATGA
- a CDS encoding helix-turn-helix domain-containing protein, giving the protein MDKPMNRIKEVLEEKGIKQTWLAEKLGKSFSIVNSYVCNRRQASLESLFQIAEILGVKPRDLIE; this is encoded by the coding sequence ATGGATAAACCTATGAATCGAATAAAAGAAGTGCTTGAGGAGAAAGGAATTAAGCAAACATGGCTTGCTGAAAAACTCGGCAAGAGTTTCAGCATTGTAAATTCCTATGTCTGTAACAGACGCCAGGCAAGCCTCGAATCCCTCTTCCAAATAGCGGAGATACTAGGGGTAAAACCAAGAGACCTTATAGAATAA
- a CDS encoding IS3 family transposase, producing the protein MRQLESAKERDQKLSITYLCQLLEVSRKGYYKHTFTEQDEDVKVASVLHYCQYVRGQLPKAGVDTIQQCANEYFKGTFQVGRDWLYKVLGANDMLLRSRKRKRPPQTTKGVVNHGFQDHLNTTPKYIATDHCRLTVSDITYVKCLGGFAYLSLTMDAYSRIITGFDLQPTLSTEGPYNALRQTVDFYQKHGFDLKGLIFHSDRGCQYVSKQMTDYEASLGIVTSVTQTGNPLHNAMAERLNGIIKNDWLYNFEDKPIDQVREILSQTIALYNTARPHRAINKKTPMQMLIPNYPNPLTTQPSKNQIAKNNSPKALSLKSPSSCRLTPNKDLSLCTSAVKTTTSRVP; encoded by the coding sequence GTGAGACAGCTTGAGTCCGCCAAAGAGAGAGATCAAAAGCTCTCCATAACCTACCTTTGTCAGCTGTTAGAAGTCAGCCGCAAAGGCTACTACAAGCACACCTTCACCGAGCAAGACGAAGATGTCAAAGTAGCTTCCGTCCTACACTATTGCCAGTATGTGCGCGGTCAGCTCCCCAAAGCAGGCGTAGACACCATCCAGCAGTGTGCCAACGAATACTTCAAAGGGACCTTCCAAGTAGGTCGAGACTGGCTCTACAAAGTGTTAGGAGCCAACGATATGCTACTAAGAAGTCGCAAGCGCAAGCGTCCACCCCAGACGACCAAGGGAGTGGTCAATCACGGCTTCCAAGACCACCTGAACACCACCCCTAAGTACATAGCCACCGACCATTGCCGGCTCACCGTCTCAGACATAACCTACGTCAAATGTTTAGGGGGCTTCGCATATCTCTCCCTGACGATGGACGCTTATAGCCGCATCATCACCGGCTTTGACCTGCAGCCCACGCTCTCCACAGAGGGTCCCTACAACGCACTAAGACAGACCGTTGACTTCTATCAGAAGCATGGCTTTGACCTCAAAGGGCTCATCTTCCATAGCGACCGAGGCTGTCAATATGTCTCCAAGCAGATGACGGACTACGAGGCCAGCCTAGGCATCGTAACCAGCGTCACCCAGACCGGAAACCCCCTTCACAACGCTATGGCTGAGCGACTTAACGGGATCATCAAGAACGACTGGCTTTACAACTTCGAGGATAAGCCCATAGATCAAGTTCGAGAGATCCTCTCTCAAACGATTGCTCTCTATAACACAGCGCGACCTCATCGAGCCATCAACAAGAAGACTCCGATGCAGATGCTCATACCAAATTACCCCAACCCTCTAACCACCCAACCCTCTAAGAACCAGATAGCTAAGAACAATTCTCCCAAAGCTCTGAGCCTCAAATCTCCGAGCTCATGCCGCTTAACTCCCAACAAAGACCTATCTTTGTGTACCTCCGCAGTAAAGACGACGACAAGTCGTGTACCCTAG
- a CDS encoding DUF4435 domain-containing protein, whose translation MSTLLLPNEMVESVSNFVIIGANGSGKSHLGAWIEENQNEGINVLRISAQRALTIPKTIMVQSEEVSWNKIYYGNETDKRKDHKWGWGNPTSTLVNDYESVLSAVFARDNKENKAYVDECKQLEAQEKPHNNVPKMISDLMIEVWNSVFPHRKIKLEDACIKVALPNDETATYQANNMSDGERVAIYLIGQCLIAPAKTIVVIDEPEIHLHKTIMHKLWDEIEKCCSDKTLVYITHDLDFAASRKDSTKIWVKSYQGNSTWEYSILDSNGDIPDRLYFEVLGSRKPVLFVEGEKGSYDTHLYSYIYDGYNIIPCGNCYNVIAMTKAFNNEKVRSLHNNNIFGIVDRDYMTREEITSLENHNIKVLHIAEIENLYLLEGVIRAVAENQGLSADEKFESVKTFVFKEFSKEKESQICKMCERDIHHRLKGYSVGKNATKVYIGEQLKALVEQIDTNGMYEEYENQIDQIIAKQNYDELLLRYNRKSLHKRVSPFFDLASNNYPELVLRLLKTERGKSIIDSMRSRCPNLPEVQEL comes from the coding sequence ATGAGTACATTATTATTACCAAATGAAATGGTGGAATCTGTGTCCAACTTTGTCATTATTGGGGCAAATGGAAGTGGAAAGAGCCATTTAGGAGCTTGGATTGAAGAGAATCAGAATGAGGGCATAAACGTGTTGAGAATTTCAGCACAAAGAGCACTTACTATCCCTAAAACGATAATGGTACAGAGCGAAGAAGTTTCCTGGAATAAAATTTACTACGGAAATGAAACAGATAAAAGAAAAGATCATAAATGGGGATGGGGAAATCCTACATCAACTCTTGTAAATGATTACGAAAGCGTATTGTCTGCAGTCTTCGCTAGGGATAATAAAGAAAACAAAGCTTACGTGGATGAATGTAAACAATTAGAAGCACAAGAAAAACCACACAACAATGTCCCTAAAATGATCTCAGACCTTATGATCGAAGTGTGGAATTCTGTGTTTCCTCATCGGAAGATAAAATTAGAGGATGCCTGTATTAAAGTTGCTCTTCCTAATGATGAAACTGCGACATATCAAGCGAATAACATGTCTGATGGAGAACGTGTCGCTATTTATTTAATAGGACAATGTCTTATTGCCCCAGCTAAAACTATTGTTGTAATAGATGAACCCGAAATTCATTTACATAAGACGATTATGCATAAGTTATGGGATGAGATTGAAAAATGTTGTTCTGATAAAACTCTTGTGTATATAACACATGACTTAGATTTTGCAGCCTCTAGAAAGGATTCTACTAAGATCTGGGTAAAATCATATCAAGGGAACTCGACTTGGGAGTATTCTATTCTTGACTCTAATGGTGATATTCCCGATAGGCTCTACTTCGAAGTTCTTGGAAGCAGAAAACCAGTATTATTCGTTGAAGGAGAGAAAGGTAGTTATGACACCCATCTATATTCATATATTTATGATGGCTATAATATAATTCCTTGCGGCAATTGTTATAACGTAATTGCCATGACCAAAGCCTTCAATAATGAAAAAGTCAGAAGTCTACACAACAACAACATATTTGGTATTGTTGACAGAGACTATATGACTCGTGAAGAGATAACTAGCCTTGAAAATCACAATATAAAAGTATTGCATATTGCCGAAATAGAGAATTTATATCTCCTTGAGGGAGTTATCAGAGCTGTTGCCGAAAATCAAGGATTATCTGCTGATGAGAAATTCGAATCAGTTAAGACGTTTGTTTTTAAAGAGTTTTCCAAAGAAAAAGAATCGCAAATATGTAAGATGTGCGAAAGAGACATACACCATAGACTGAAGGGTTATAGTGTAGGAAAGAACGCAACAAAAGTTTATATAGGAGAACAGCTAAAGGCTCTTGTTGAGCAAATTGACACGAATGGCATGTATGAAGAATATGAAAATCAGATTGATCAAATTATAGCAAAACAGAATTATGATGAACTCCTTTTACGATACAATCGAAAAAGCCTGCACAAAAGAGTCTCTCCATTCTTTGATCTAGCTTCAAATAATTATCCTGAGTTAGTCTTACGCTTACTTAAAACTGAAAGAGGAAAATCTATTATAGATTCGATGAGAAGTAGGTGTCCTAATCTACCTGAAGTACAAGAATTATAG
- a CDS encoding DUF5103 domain-containing protein — protein sequence MNKLWTLCLLLLALAGSLSGGEIFPHHIYTAEVQTLQCQVWRDGEPIAIPYPIARLASSDEEIVVSFDLEDPIPHRIHYQLVLCDADWQVNDRMALSEYLDGWIGARWQTDESTPSEATSVAYRYYELRLGGASVLQPLLSGNYRLTAWCEELQEEPIFVTSFALYEPLAEVAQQVVPTTPQGNYSRFQQVELELTFPPTLATDPLTELLVTVGQNGSSTRYQLLTRPTSLAPGRLTFRGHDGATFAAGNEWRAFEILSPYEANMGVEHLNSQETPTKADLYLDHPTNGSYITLSDANGYRKVRQTDYDPYYDETITDYYLVTWRLALEDPLRYGTPFIEGAAFDALPKEQRTLRYNRETGYFELSLLVKGGYVSYRYSTAPSPAPLASNAIEGDYYQTENQYTTLVYLISPMLRYQRLVAVE from the coding sequence ATGAATAAGCTATGGACGCTTTGCTTGCTCCTCCTAGCCCTCGCAGGCTCACTCTCGGGAGGAGAGATATTCCCGCATCACATCTATACGGCAGAGGTACAGACTCTACAGTGTCAGGTGTGGCGTGACGGGGAGCCGATCGCTATACCCTACCCGATCGCCCGCTTGGCTAGCAGCGATGAGGAGATCGTGGTGAGCTTTGACCTCGAGGACCCTATCCCGCACCGCATCCACTACCAGCTAGTGCTGTGCGATGCCGACTGGCAGGTCAATGATCGTATGGCGCTCAGCGAATACCTCGACGGCTGGATCGGAGCGCGCTGGCAAACGGACGAGAGCACCCCCTCAGAAGCCACGAGCGTCGCTTATCGTTACTACGAGCTACGCCTCGGAGGGGCCTCCGTGCTACAACCACTGCTCTCGGGCAACTATCGTCTCACCGCTTGGTGCGAAGAGCTACAAGAGGAGCCTATTTTCGTCACCAGCTTTGCCCTCTATGAGCCTCTCGCCGAGGTCGCTCAGCAGGTGGTGCCAACGACCCCTCAGGGCAACTACTCCCGCTTTCAGCAAGTGGAGCTAGAGCTAACCTTTCCTCCCACACTAGCCACCGATCCGCTCACGGAGCTTCTCGTCACTGTCGGACAAAACGGCTCCTCCACCCGCTACCAGCTACTCACCCGCCCCACCTCCCTCGCTCCTGGGCGTCTCACCTTCAGGGGGCATGATGGGGCCACTTTCGCGGCGGGCAATGAGTGGCGCGCCTTCGAGATATTGTCACCCTACGAGGCGAATATGGGCGTGGAGCATCTCAACAGTCAGGAGACACCCACTAAGGCTGACCTTTATCTAGATCACCCGACGAATGGTAGCTACATTACGCTCTCCGATGCCAATGGGTATCGCAAGGTGCGCCAGACAGACTACGACCCGTACTACGACGAGACCATAACAGACTACTATCTCGTCACCTGGCGACTAGCTCTAGAGGACCCGCTCAGGTATGGCACACCGTTCATCGAGGGGGCAGCCTTCGACGCACTGCCCAAGGAGCAGCGCACGCTGCGCTACAATCGCGAGACAGGCTACTTCGAGCTGTCGCTCCTCGTCAAGGGTGGCTACGTCAGCTACCGATACAGTACCGCACCATCGCCCGCTCCCCTAGCCAGCAACGCTATCGAGGGCGACTACTACCAGACAGAGAACCAATACACGACCCTAGTCTACCTCATCTCCCCCATGCTACGCTACCAGAGACTAGTAGCCGTAGAGTAA
- a CDS encoding ParA family protein: MDRSNNRPLYLGFASQKGGVGKSTLAEVLASILYYEKDIPLVVVDCDGTQESFFKLRERDRDLIGTSPDIGKALHERLAQYGKKSYQIIRSNLEQAISNTEQYLSKAPIAPQLVIFDFPGHVATSAMMELSIMMDYIISPIEADPQSLASSFAYAKTIQELGVGFAESQIQDLFLLWNKVNRSASTVVIELFSQHAQEQGLKILDARIYHSVRFSRELAQGGVKGVFRCSYLPPATTLRPQTGVDEWVEEVMQKLELQKGTSV; the protein is encoded by the coding sequence ATGGACAGATCAAACAACCGCCCGCTCTACCTAGGCTTCGCTTCACAAAAGGGAGGAGTCGGTAAGAGTACGCTAGCCGAAGTGCTAGCATCTATTTTATACTACGAGAAGGATATCCCGCTTGTCGTAGTGGACTGCGATGGCACGCAGGAGTCATTTTTCAAGCTCAGAGAGCGTGACAGAGACCTTATTGGAACCTCTCCAGATATAGGGAAAGCACTCCACGAGCGACTTGCCCAATATGGGAAGAAGTCTTACCAGATTATCCGAAGCAATCTAGAGCAGGCGATAAGCAATACAGAGCAATACTTGAGTAAAGCACCGATAGCTCCCCAACTCGTCATATTCGACTTCCCAGGTCATGTTGCTACCAGTGCTATGATGGAGCTATCCATTATGATGGACTATATCATCTCCCCCATAGAGGCTGACCCGCAATCGCTGGCATCAAGCTTTGCTTATGCCAAGACAATCCAAGAGCTAGGTGTAGGCTTTGCCGAGTCTCAAATCCAAGATCTCTTTTTGCTTTGGAACAAAGTAAATCGCAGTGCCAGCACTGTGGTCATTGAACTGTTCAGTCAGCATGCCCAAGAGCAGGGCTTGAAGATCCTAGACGCTCGTATCTATCACTCCGTTCGCTTCAGTCGTGAGCTAGCTCAAGGGGGTGTCAAGGGAGTCTTTCGTTGCTCTTATCTACCTCCAGCTACCACGCTACGCCCTCAGACGGGTGTGGATGAATGGGTCGAAGAGGTGATGCAAAAGCTAGAACTACAAAAAGGTACAAGCGTATGA
- a CDS encoding helix-turn-helix domain-containing protein, producing the protein MKQEKSKLGRKGYPLDFKWRVIDDLLATGDSIATTSQRYGITTRTIRNWLRTFDVELPNQSTSSTMSKTNKNKDVDPEYAELKRENARLKAALFQAESKALVNKTLLEVVLNRYHIDLKKRPICSRETA; encoded by the coding sequence ATGAAACAAGAAAAAAGTAAACTAGGACGAAAGGGATATCCCCTAGATTTCAAGTGGAGAGTCATTGACGACCTCCTAGCCACCGGTGACAGCATTGCCACCACCAGCCAGCGCTACGGCATTACCACACGCACCATTCGAAATTGGTTGCGTACCTTTGATGTAGAGTTACCCAACCAAAGCACCAGTAGCACTATGAGCAAGACAAACAAGAACAAAGACGTAGATCCAGAGTACGCAGAACTCAAGCGTGAAAACGCTCGTCTCAAAGCAGCCCTCTTCCAGGCTGAGAGCAAGGCATTAGTCAACAAGACACTACTCGAAGTGGTCTTGAATCGCTACCACATTGATCTAAAAAAAAGACCGATTTGCAGCCGTGAGACAGCTTGA
- a CDS encoding GH3 auxin-responsive promoter family protein, with protein sequence MDKKTATIYRLMYLRLKSIEQYAKQSEAIQMRQFKRIMRVLNGTAYEQSLTSEPIRTYSDYQRIIPIVEYEELRPWVERMLQGERNQLIKGSCRWFATSSGTSGGRSKYLPVPGLHLQSCHYQGAKDALWLYLDTRPDSEFFAHKSLVIGGSHKPTEFAAGTHTGDLSAILVENMPALGQMYRVPSKQTLLMSEWTAKMRQIVQEVATADVGSLSGVPSWMLETIMAILEYTGRDNLSEVWPHLEVFFHGGISFDPYRERYRQVVPSERMQYRETYNASEGFFGVQDDPTSSSMLLMQDYGIFYEFIPMSQFDVPDRQAIPLADVQKGVNYALVISTLGGLYRYIIGDTVMFTELHPYKFIITGRTQSFINAFGEELMVHNTTTAISRVAQEMGVTVRDYTVAPRFCLETANGYHEWIVEFDTPPADPDHFIERIDQELRTLNSDYEAKRYADMALLKPRLVVARRGLFNDWLEEQGKLGGQHKIPRLRSNADLNDRLIELNK encoded by the coding sequence ATGGACAAAAAGACCGCAACCATCTATCGCCTCATGTACCTCCGGCTCAAGAGCATCGAGCAGTACGCTAAGCAGAGCGAAGCTATCCAAATGCGCCAGTTCAAGCGCATCATGCGTGTACTAAATGGCACCGCCTACGAGCAGTCCCTCACGAGCGAACCTATCCGCACCTACAGCGACTACCAGCGCATCATCCCTATCGTCGAGTACGAAGAACTACGCCCCTGGGTAGAGCGTATGCTACAGGGAGAGCGCAATCAGCTGATCAAGGGTAGTTGCCGCTGGTTCGCCACCTCCAGTGGCACCTCGGGAGGTCGCAGCAAATACCTTCCCGTGCCTGGGTTGCATCTGCAGAGTTGCCATTATCAGGGAGCCAAAGATGCGCTCTGGCTTTACCTAGACACACGACCCGACAGCGAGTTCTTTGCGCACAAGAGCTTAGTCATCGGGGGGAGCCACAAGCCGACTGAGTTTGCCGCAGGCACCCATACGGGCGACCTATCCGCCATATTGGTGGAAAACATGCCAGCCCTAGGACAGATGTACCGCGTTCCCTCGAAGCAGACCCTCCTCATGAGCGAATGGACCGCCAAGATGCGACAGATCGTCCAGGAGGTGGCGACAGCAGATGTGGGCAGTCTCTCGGGCGTGCCGAGCTGGATGCTCGAGACCATCATGGCGATTCTAGAGTATACAGGACGGGACAACCTCTCGGAGGTGTGGCCTCACCTCGAGGTCTTCTTTCACGGAGGAATCAGCTTTGATCCGTACCGTGAGCGCTACCGCCAAGTCGTCCCGTCCGAGCGGATGCAGTACCGAGAGACCTACAATGCGAGCGAGGGCTTCTTTGGCGTTCAGGACGACCCCACCTCTAGCTCTATGCTCCTGATGCAGGACTACGGCATCTTCTATGAGTTCATCCCAATGTCTCAGTTTGACGTCCCTGACCGTCAGGCCATACCGCTAGCCGACGTACAGAAAGGGGTCAACTATGCACTCGTCATCTCCACCCTCGGAGGGCTCTACCGCTACATCATCGGCGACACGGTCATGTTCACCGAGCTGCACCCCTACAAGTTCATCATCACGGGACGTACGCAGAGCTTTATCAATGCCTTCGGTGAGGAGCTGATGGTCCACAACACGACCACAGCCATCTCGCGCGTCGCCCAGGAGATGGGCGTCACGGTACGCGACTACACAGTGGCACCGCGCTTCTGCCTAGAGACGGCCAATGGCTATCACGAGTGGATCGTAGAGTTTGACACACCGCCAGCCGATCCAGACCACTTCATCGAGCGCATCGACCAAGAGCTCCGCACGCTCAATAGCGACTACGAGGCAAAGCGCTATGCCGACATGGCACTCCTGAAGCCCCGTCTAGTGGTTGCTCGTCGAGGACTCTTCAACGACTGGCTCGAGGAGCAAGGCAAGCTCGGCGGGCAGCACAAGATACCCCGCCTACGGAGCAATGCCGATCTCAACGATCGCCTCATCGAGCTCAACAAGTAG